A window of Daucus carota subsp. sativus chromosome 2, DH1 v3.0, whole genome shotgun sequence genomic DNA:
GGCTGCCTCCAAAGCCTCTCTGATGGACCGCGTTCGCTCTCTAGAAGATCGACTTCTCCAGGTTATACTCTCTTCTATGTTTGTAAGAAGGCTATACATAGACTATATATCCAGAACAAAAGGTTCAAAGAATAAACATGAGTATGTTGATGCATAAAATTGCAGCTTTCGCAAGAGATTGATCATGCTAGCAGCAAAGCATCAAGTAGTTCCAGCATTCTCAGTACATCTCTATGGACCACATCATCTAGCTCCTGTGCTCAACTGAAAAGTGACTTACCATACCCTACTTTTCATACAACTCGAGAATCCAGACTCCCTTGTCATGAATATTTCCAGGTAATAAACTGCGTTAACATAACTCATGCATTGTATTCAAATACACTTACATATGACAATCAGTTGATTTGAGCAACTTGTTTCGCTTATATATGCAGAAACCCCTTGCACCACGGCATAGGATGAAGACTCCTGGCAACAGTATGCAGCAGAAAGCGGGGAAAGTGACAATCATCGAGAAGGATTGCTTTAATCGAAAGAGGAAGAATAAGAAGAAAACATCCCCATGTTGGCCACGCATGAAATTACTTGGCTGCTAATTACCCATTTATCTCTTCTCCTTGTTTGTCACTCATTTCCAGTAGTTTTGTCCTGCAAATAATACTTACAAACTCTCTGTCCCTTTGACTATTATATTTGTCCACATAATCAATATCTGCCATTATTTATTAGAAACCTTGTTTGGGGTCTGTACATCTATCACCCAAATAAATACCAAACCAAAATACAGATGCCAtacaagaacaaaaaaaaaagttataaactaCCTCATCAGTCTCAATCCATACTTtgaaattaactaaattatacTTACTGATGTTTTCTTATTGGATTGCAACTAAACTGGAACCAATCTTTTAATAGAAGGGTCAAGTCAAAAGCAAGTATGAAGGTGGGTGAAACCTTCAGATTTAAATATACTTTGACTGAATATACTCCGTTCAACAAAAGGCGCAAAGTCAACTAGCTTCAGAATTTTAGCGTAAACAGCGCAAAGCCAAACTAAAAACACTCTTTCAACAAAACCTGCAACATAACCACTCTCAGGCTTAAACAgcaaaaaaccaaaccaaatagaTTGACAATTGACAAAACCTACAATTTAGAACTCAACCCATTAGAAACAAAACCAAATATACTGACCACCAACAAATCCAAATATACATATGGTTATGAAAAGTAGATTGCAACCAACATCTTAACATCAACTTTGAACTAGTGTTTTATCTAAAACTTCTTGTTTAAATTCAGTAACTCCTCGAAGCCGTGAGCTATTGAAAACCTTGTTCAGGCATAAACTCTGTAATTTGTCAAACACAGAATGAAAACTGTACTTGTGATCCATCAAAAACATAATTAGCActtgaacatatattaaaacGAACCAAATGTATTTTTTCTCTATCATAAACCAAATACAAACTTAAACAACTTGTCATatatcaaaaacaaatctataatctaatgaaaaacacatcaaaattaTGCTTCAGTAGTTTCCTTGCATACATACAAAATCAGCTGACTTGCTAAATTTACGTGTAGAAACCAACTAAATTTGCTATATTTACATTTAGAAACCCTAActagatactccctccatcccaaatagATGAgctacataatttatttttttatttttctgttgtaaataaaaatttcattcttcattttttatttacaagaattttttttgaaataaattatgtaGTTATGCAGTCAATGTACCTTAAactgtgtgcccaaagtcaacgagctcatctaatttgggatggagggagtaattaatgattaatatattgaaaattagTGACGCTGGATAAAGGTGATTTTAAAAGTAGGTAAAATTGTTGTATTTGGATGATAAAAACTAGATATCACAGGGTGTGACTTGCCGAAATAGAAGAAACTCGAAACTCAACTTGCCTTAAATGACGTAACTATTGACGATATCATGCTGTTCAAAAACAAAGAACATCCCTGACAGCAATAGTATTAAAGGTATTTGAAGGCCTCTCATTTTCACAGTCCACAAATCCATGCAATTTATAAAACTCGAGAGTGCACTGCCATATTACCTCtgatattttaaaacaaatttttttataagaaaaatctatAATGTTTAAACGTCATGCAAGTTAAAATAACTCAAGTAGACTCTACAGTCTATACTGTAAGAATTAGATCTGAGTGATCATACCTGGACTTAAATTGATTACTACTACATGCACATAATAACCAGCGGCCAAGATCGCTTTTTAACCGCTGGGCGGGGACAGTGAACTCACTAAACtattttttggcacgcattgCATGCACAATGGCAGTCATAGGCTATTTAAGGCATTCACATGAACCTGCTAGACGACTATAGTGCTATTCATTAAGCACGTGCCTTGTGAGGACAAAAACATAACACATAAAAGTACAAATACAGTGTAAAAGATCCAGCCCTGGTCTCGTCTCTTTATATCAGTCTAGACGGTGCTGaatctaattttgaaaaacttgTTGAAAACAACAAAATAATTCTGATTGTGAGAAATAAAACAGGACTGCACAAAACAACATATGATAGAGTACTTGTGCACTGAACTTCCTAAACCTGAAGCCCCCATGCAGACACATGACCTACCATGTAATATAAAATGAAGTATATTTCAGTTTTACGGTACCAACCACATTGCACCTAAATAATTACTGCTTGAAACCTTGATCATCTTTTTATTCGGTTAAATAGCTATATTATGTTGGTTGTTGCATGTACAATGACTGACTTCATGTATCATAGTAAGAGTTAAACATGAAATTTTTGGCAGGTAACTAAACTAGTACAAGTGATAAATCTCTGCCAGATGTCTATCCGCAGTAAGAAttctgtaaaaaaatattaaattaattcagaagcaatttcaataaatggttgcagaattttaatttacaaaattacagGAAGATTAAATAGTCATCCATCGAAAACACCACAAGATATTTGAAGATTAAAATTCCTACCCTTATCTAACAAAACATGTATGCGCATTTCAAATAAGTTATACATCTTCACTATATATCAATTgatgtaaataataatttcaaggAATCAACAATTACAACTGTTAAAGAGTACTACATATCTCAAAATACTTTTTTGAAATGtgtattaacaaaataaaaaataatggcTAAAAGAAGACTAAAAAGTTCAACAAGATATCTTACACTGCTGGTCTACATTATACCTTTCACGGAAGAAGCTTCCATTACGAAGATGGGTCACTATGAGGTATGAAGAATCTATAGAGACTCAAAGGTGTAACTCGGTGCATAATCAGGCATCCATCTAACACTACTGATCCCTCCATCTTGGGCTTGCAATTTGATCCCTCCATCTTGGGCTTGACATAGGGAAAAATCCCGAAGGAGATAACGGGAACCCATAACCAGGAGAGGGGGGAGGATGCGGCCCAGGACCTAAAACCCCTAGCTGAGGAAATGGCGAGAACGAAAAAT
This region includes:
- the LOC108210051 gene encoding uncharacterized protein LOC108210051, coding for MKLSSTTNMAVSLYEKSELSKYITNTMEDEQHLHSLSFMPLLSRVDCLDSVIKDVEKKKKQEQCSVWSSGARKLIGRCSRQGGLPLTTATREAVAASKASLMDRVRSLEDRLLQLSQEIDHASSKASSSSSILSTSLWTTSSSSCAQLKSDLPYPTFHTTRESRLPCHEYFQKPLAPRHRMKTPGNSMQQKAGKVTIIEKDCFNRKRKNKKKTSPCWPRMKLLGC